CGCGCCGATGTTCGCACAGCAGGACCTCGACACCGCGACGCTCCAGAAACGCACGCAGCCCCGCCCCGAAATCCGTGGCGTCATGATCATCCGGCTTGGTCACGATCAGAACTTTTTTCAATTTGCGCGACATATTCAGGAATCTATTTATTCTTGGGAAAACATTCAACCTTTTTAGCTCGAAACACGGTTTTCAGCACCTCGGGGCGTTCCCGGGAATGGATTTTTTTCCGGTTTACCCCTAAAGTTTTTTCGAGCAGCGCCGATCATTACATTCAAGGAAAGGAGAAAACCCGTGAATGCCCCAGCGAATGTTCGCATAATGCTGCGCACCTATGGTCGGCAGCTGACGAACGCAAAGCGCCTTGCGCGCTTTCGGCGGGCATTGAATCTGGATGGAACGCAGGAGGAACAATCCGTTTCCAGACAGGTCAGACGACGCGGTCTGGTGGAACGCATTGCACGGGAGATCATTGAAAATCTGATCGTCAACAGCCAGCAGACGCCCATTGTGGCCGACATCCTCGACCAGTTGGAACAGGAGTTGGGCGCGCGGCATATTTTCGAATATCCGCTGGACGGCAGTGACGTGCAGATACTGAGGGAGACCGAACGCGGTTCCCATGAAATTGTCGGGCAGGAACGCGACAGGGTCATGCGGCGACTGTGGGAGATCACCCTGTCACGCGTGGATGAAACCATGCTGTGACGGACCCCGAAATCTCGGGAGGGAAGATTATGGTTATCAAGAACATCGTAGGGGACATGCACCCTTACGCAAAGAAGAAGATCGACAGCCCCGACGCGCAAAAGGCGCAGCGGGCCCAGCAGACTTCGCAGCAGGCGTCCAGGGCGTCTGCCGATACTGCGGACCGCGTGGTCCTTTCACCCGAGGCGCGGCTCAGAGGCGCAGCACTCAAGGGCGCCAACGACGCTCCTGACGTACGCAGTGAAAAGATCAGGGATCTCAAGGAACGGGTGC
Above is a window of Pseudodesulfovibrio tunisiensis DNA encoding:
- a CDS encoding DVU0524 family FlgM-associated protein, whose translation is MNAPANVRIMLRTYGRQLTNAKRLARFRRALNLDGTQEEQSVSRQVRRRGLVERIAREIIENLIVNSQQTPIVADILDQLEQELGARHIFEYPLDGSDVQILRETERGSHEIVGQERDRVMRRLWEITLSRVDETML
- the flgM gene encoding flagellar biosynthesis anti-sigma factor FlgM, producing MVIKNIVGDMHPYAKKKIDSPDAQKAQRAQQTSQQASRASADTADRVVLSPEARLRGAALKGANDAPDVRSEKIRDLKERVRNGTYEPDIKKAAANLIRDDLDLLV